ttctatcagaaaaaaagtgCTGTAGGAAATGAAGTCtgttagcaacaataataaaaataacaaaaagggtCCATTTTCTTAAGTATTCTAAACTGGAATCTGAGTTTCATTTCTTGTGCATTTATATTTTCTAGAGAAATAACAAAAGTTTTTATTGGCTGGAAAAAATCAACATTTTGATACATACAGTTAAGAATCTTTAATGGACAGCTGGAAAGATAGATCACCAGGATGGTCATATATGTGACCCAGATCTAAAGCTCATGCCATATAGCAAGTGCTATGGCTCTCAAAGAAGCCTAGCTCCcatggtgtatctctctctctctcacatatatATGAAGGAAAATTGCATGGGGCAGTAAAATCACTTATGTGTGACTCCatttccaaaaacaaacaaaaaaatctttatttgctatattttatttttcattttattgaagaaaaattCAATATTTTGGCTGTCACTGTAATATATTATTGGAAGTCATAATTTATATTAGCTATTAGAATATGTTATTTGatttagatttcacatatgaaaataaaacacatattGGAATTTATAATTGCTTAATTTCTACAACTGTAAGCACATTTACAGATTTCCTAGTACATATTTCCATTCCTAAAACAGATGACCAACTTAAATTTGTTTGTctcttttatacatttttatcTCCATTCAAATGTTGTCAGAAAGCAAGTCCTCCTGCCTGATGTACTTACATTTCTGGCAGGATTTTAGGGACCATTTGAACCAGAATCCAAAGTGTGAGCTCAGAGCAAGAGTTATACATAACTGGTGAAGGTCTTACTCAGCCTCGTCATGTTCCTTGGCTTATTTAAGTGTGGCACATGGTGTCCTGGGGCTGGATAGCTGAGCCTTTGCTTCTTGCGATTACAACAGCAAAATGCACAGAGCAGACCCCCAGCGATGAAAAGGTCAGCAGAGGTGGCCCAGCCCAGGAAAAGTGCTGCTCCGAGCTCTCGTTTCTGCCCAACATGGATAGCTGGATTGTAGAAATCCCTGATAATAATATTAGCTGTCCAACATACTGGAATCAGAACAAAGATGCCCGTCAAAATGAAGAGGATGCCAGAAGTTCCTAGGAGGTACACTTTGGCCCTCTCATTAGAGCCTGTGCACTGAACCTTCTTCATGCCACAGATGCCAATAAGCAGAGCGATCAAGGAGAGGGCTACAGCCACGCACATGAGGGCCCGGGCTGCTTCTAGGACTGGTGGGAGAGCCAACAAAGAACTGTAGAACTTGCATTGCAATCTGACTTTGGCTTGTCGAATGCAGTTCatccagagcccttcccagaTCCTTTCAAAGACAATAATGTTGCTGCCAACAAAAGCCGAGACTCTCCATTGAGGTAGAAGGGTTGTGGCAAGAGTCCCTACCAAGCCCAGAAGTCCAAGGATAAGCCCAGCAATTTGCAGGGGATAAAATGCCATTATCTATTCATGGGAGACTGATTTGATGATCTGAAATGGTATGATCTTCTCAAGATCCCGGATGTGGAGGCCTCTAGAAGTCTCCCAGGAGCTCTTATGAGGTCTTCCGCTGTCAGTGCATAACGTTTTAGTCCAAATCAACATCAGTTGGTGACTGAGCTTGGCCTGACGAGAAGTACCTGTTGTAAATGCATGCTGTCTTTGTATGTACACCACTCATTTCTGTATGGATTATTTACTAGTCACATATAATTGTTTCCCAGCCAATGAGAAGGTAGCCATAGGTGTGGCCAGGAATACTGCATTTAGCTTTGGTATTTCTCATATTATTATTGTCTTAGCAATGCTGCAATTAAATGTCAAAGCGTTCATGTTCTTTGTGGTTTGCTAATTATAGAGATGAAAACTTCCTGTCAAAAAATTATTCTGACATACAAGCTTAAATATACATGTTAATTGACAAGTGAAGACCCTGCCTAACCCTtgccaattctttttctttttttttaatctttatttattggatagagacagccagaaattgacagagaaggtggtgatagaaaggaagagagacagagaaacacctacaacactgcttcaccacttgcaaagctttccccctgcaggtggggacctagggctcaaagctgggtcattgtgcattgtaaacgatgagctcaatcaggtgcactatcTCCCAGACCGCCttgccaattctttttttttaatttattttttatttaagaaaggataaattaacaaaaccatagggtaggaggggtacaactccaca
Above is a genomic segment from Erinaceus europaeus chromosome 9, mEriEur2.1, whole genome shotgun sequence containing:
- the CLDN17 gene encoding claudin-17 — encoded protein: MAFYPLQIAGLILGLLGLVGTLATTLLPQWRVSAFVGSNIIVFERIWEGLWMNCIRQAKVRLQCKFYSSLLALPPVLEAARALMCVAVALSLIALLIGICGMKKVQCTGSNERAKVYLLGTSGILFILTGIFVLIPVCWTANIIIRDFYNPAIHVGQKRELGAALFLGWATSADLFIAGGLLCAFCCCNRKKQRLSYPAPGHHVPHLNKPRNMTRLSKTFTSYV